Proteins encoded in a region of the Streptomyces sp. NBC_00258 genome:
- a CDS encoding GNAT family N-acetyltransferase, with protein sequence MDHVTLRPVGEDDLTVMERFLTEPEEASPFQWYGWWDTGRWRRQWAETGLITDEAGHLIVVLDGEAVGFVAWRKVVATRTSYYWNMGIALLREARGKGVGTRAQRLLVEYLFAHTQVVRIEADTEVENIAEQRALEKTGFTREGVLRSAGFRDGRWRDAVRYSVLRDDVAPAGP encoded by the coding sequence ATGGATCATGTGACACTGCGCCCGGTGGGCGAGGACGACCTGACCGTGATGGAGCGGTTCCTGACCGAACCCGAGGAGGCCTCGCCCTTCCAGTGGTACGGCTGGTGGGACACCGGCCGCTGGCGTCGGCAGTGGGCCGAGACCGGTCTGATCACGGACGAGGCGGGCCATCTGATCGTGGTGCTCGACGGTGAGGCGGTGGGGTTCGTGGCCTGGCGCAAGGTCGTGGCCACACGCACTTCGTACTACTGGAACATGGGGATCGCGCTGCTGCGGGAGGCCCGTGGCAAGGGGGTGGGTACGCGGGCGCAGCGGCTGCTGGTCGAGTACCTGTTCGCGCACACGCAGGTGGTCCGGATCGAGGCGGACACCGAGGTGGAGAACATCGCCGAGCAACGAGCCCTGGAGAAGACGGGGTTCACACGCGAGGGCGTGCTGCGGAGTGCGGGGTTCCGCGATGGGCGGTGGCGGGACGCGGTGCGGTACAGCGTGCTGCGCGACGACGTGGCCCCGGCCGGTCCCTGA
- a CDS encoding alpha/beta hydrolase, with the protein MLSTHQRRAFTGAVTLALLGAGLPAVAAADTDRPDLSHFYDQRIKWSACEGDGLPEGLQCGKVTVPVNYAKPADGTLDLALARFRSTGKSRGSVVLNFGGPGGPGVSELSAGGEDFMGLTDGYDVVTFDPRGVGRSSPVSCGEGMGEAPDETDPDADDSDDPRAALDILRRAADECAEHSGPVLPHIGTVNASRDLDVLRQALGDKKLNYLGFSYGTRLGAVYAAQFPEKTGRLVLDGVDTLTEPLSEQGIVGAKGQQTALEDFLGWCTEDINCAFGQDTRTARQDVVRLVESLDENPVPGDFGEPFSGQDLVGAIVQALYSKELWPVLSQALTSLVQDGDTRGIMRFAGGGVSLPGGITVPGDGGLAEDGEGGLVDEGDIPVDNLPAALMAVNCADDPDRPTADQITENIDRLRAEYEEASPVFGEYRLTQVLMCYGRPKGTTYIREKVRDVDTPKLLLVGTRGDPATPYRWTTETAARLGSSAVVLDNKGAGHTGYGSSKCVHRKVDDFLLYGSLPADGSSCGAEE; encoded by the coding sequence ATGCTGTCCACGCATCAACGCCGCGCGTTCACCGGCGCCGTGACGCTGGCCCTGCTGGGAGCGGGGCTGCCGGCGGTGGCCGCGGCGGACACCGACCGTCCCGATCTGTCCCACTTCTACGACCAGCGGATCAAGTGGTCCGCCTGCGAGGGCGACGGCCTGCCCGAGGGCCTGCAGTGCGGGAAGGTGACCGTCCCGGTCAACTACGCGAAACCCGCCGACGGGACACTCGACCTCGCCCTGGCCCGTTTCCGGTCGACAGGGAAGTCCAGGGGTTCGGTGGTGCTGAACTTCGGTGGCCCCGGTGGTCCCGGAGTCAGCGAACTCTCCGCGGGCGGCGAGGACTTCATGGGCCTGACCGACGGTTATGACGTGGTGACCTTCGACCCGCGCGGCGTCGGCAGAAGCTCCCCGGTCAGCTGTGGCGAGGGGATGGGCGAGGCCCCGGACGAGACGGATCCCGACGCGGACGACAGCGACGACCCGCGGGCCGCTCTCGACATACTGCGCAGGGCCGCCGACGAGTGCGCCGAGCACTCCGGGCCCGTGCTGCCCCACATAGGCACGGTCAACGCCTCGCGCGACCTCGACGTGCTGCGCCAGGCCCTCGGCGACAAGAAGCTCAACTACCTCGGTTTCTCGTACGGAACGCGGCTGGGCGCCGTGTACGCGGCCCAGTTCCCCGAGAAGACGGGCCGGTTGGTGCTCGACGGCGTGGACACCCTCACCGAACCACTGAGCGAACAGGGCATCGTCGGCGCGAAGGGCCAGCAGACAGCACTTGAGGACTTTCTCGGCTGGTGCACCGAGGACATCAACTGCGCGTTCGGCCAGGACACCCGCACCGCCCGGCAGGACGTGGTCCGGCTCGTCGAATCGCTTGACGAGAACCCGGTGCCGGGGGACTTCGGGGAACCGTTCTCGGGCCAGGATCTGGTGGGCGCCATCGTTCAGGCCCTCTACAGCAAGGAGCTGTGGCCTGTCCTCTCGCAGGCACTGACCTCGCTGGTCCAGGACGGCGACACCAGGGGCATCATGCGATTCGCCGGCGGCGGTGTCTCGCTGCCCGGCGGCATCACGGTTCCTGGCGACGGCGGGCTCGCCGAGGACGGGGAGGGGGGCCTGGTCGACGAGGGCGACATCCCGGTCGACAACCTCCCGGCCGCGCTGATGGCCGTCAACTGCGCCGACGACCCCGACCGGCCCACCGCCGACCAGATCACCGAGAACATCGACCGGTTGCGCGCCGAGTACGAGGAGGCGTCACCGGTCTTCGGCGAGTACCGGCTCACCCAGGTCCTGATGTGTTACGGCCGCCCGAAGGGCACCACCTACATCCGTGAGAAGGTCCGCGACGTCGACACCCCGAAGCTGCTCCTCGTCGGCACCCGCGGCGACCCCGCGACCCCGTACCGCTGGACCACGGAGACCGCGGCACGGCTCGGCTCGTCGGCGGTCGTCCTCGACAACAAGGGCGCGGGCCACACCGGGTACGGGTCCTCCAAGTGCGTGCACCGGAAGGTCGACGACTTCCTGCTGTACGGCTCACTGCCGGCCGACGGGAGTTCGTGCGGCGCGGAGGAGTGA
- a CDS encoding GNAT family N-acetyltransferase: MTSPSPEGIVVTQASLDDWPVIKGWAADEGWDPGESDGACFFTQDPEGFFLGRIDGEPVSAISVVNYGADYAFLGCYLVRPDLRGRGYGLTTWKTALAHAGGRTIGLDGVVAQQGNYRQSGFELAYKTFRFGGVPAAGESEGSGVRVAEAADLDAITAYDSVCYPADRARFVEHWLTGPGHRALVRIVDGRLTGYSVIRPALSSLRIGPLFADTAEDARALFAAMAAEADGRPVSVDIPETSAAGVALAEQHGLTPSFETARMYTGPVRPHATDRVYGVTTLELG; encoded by the coding sequence ATGACCTCTCCGAGCCCCGAAGGCATCGTCGTCACGCAGGCCTCGCTCGACGACTGGCCGGTGATCAAGGGGTGGGCGGCGGACGAGGGGTGGGATCCCGGGGAGTCGGACGGCGCGTGTTTCTTCACCCAGGATCCCGAGGGGTTCTTCCTCGGCAGGATCGACGGGGAGCCGGTCTCCGCGATCTCCGTCGTCAACTACGGTGCCGACTACGCGTTCCTGGGCTGCTATCTCGTACGCCCCGATCTGCGGGGCCGCGGCTACGGCCTCACCACCTGGAAGACGGCCCTCGCCCACGCGGGCGGCCGGACCATCGGGCTCGACGGCGTGGTCGCCCAGCAGGGCAACTACCGCCAGTCGGGGTTCGAACTCGCCTACAAGACCTTTCGGTTCGGAGGCGTCCCGGCCGCGGGGGAGTCGGAAGGAAGCGGCGTCCGCGTCGCCGAGGCGGCGGACCTCGACGCGATCACGGCCTACGACAGCGTCTGTTACCCCGCCGACCGGGCGCGCTTCGTCGAGCACTGGCTCACCGGGCCCGGGCACCGTGCCCTGGTCCGAATCGTCGACGGGCGGCTCACCGGCTACAGCGTGATCCGGCCCGCGCTCAGCTCGCTGCGCATCGGACCGTTGTTCGCCGACACCGCCGAGGACGCCCGCGCCCTCTTCGCCGCCATGGCCGCCGAGGCCGACGGCCGCCCGGTCTCCGTCGACATCCCCGAGACGAGTGCGGCGGGCGTCGCCCTGGCCGAGCAGCACGGTCTGACTCCGTCGTTCGAGACGGCCCGGATGTACACCGGGCCCGTCCGCCCGCACGCCACGGACCGGGTCTACGGGGTCACGACCCTCGAACTGGGCTAG
- a CDS encoding chaplin, translating into MKRVARNGLIIAAAASGAVAVTMPVYADSAADGGTAHSPGVISGNTIQLPVHVPVNACGNTVNVVGLLNPAAGNRCANEGGHSKGGDGKGGGAHEGSAGAVAGGGAKDSPGVISGNGVQLPIQLPVNVTGNSVSVVGIGNPAVGNESTNTSRERPHHPDKPVSPPAPKPVEPPKKPERPAKPEVEPEAPRAVPQEPGASLAQTGTDLMGPTVAASAALMLGGAALYRRFRTAVVPRSGHAGAGGPESADGS; encoded by the coding sequence ATGAAACGGGTTGCCCGAAATGGTTTGATCATCGCGGCCGCCGCCTCCGGCGCCGTGGCCGTGACGATGCCGGTGTACGCGGACTCCGCGGCGGACGGCGGCACGGCCCACTCGCCGGGGGTGATCTCCGGCAACACCATTCAGCTCCCGGTGCACGTTCCGGTGAACGCGTGCGGGAACACGGTGAACGTGGTCGGACTCCTCAACCCCGCAGCGGGCAACCGCTGCGCCAACGAGGGCGGCCACAGCAAGGGCGGCGACGGCAAGGGCGGCGGTGCCCATGAGGGTTCCGCCGGTGCGGTCGCCGGGGGAGGGGCGAAGGATTCACCGGGTGTGATCTCCGGCAACGGCGTGCAACTCCCGATCCAGCTCCCCGTGAACGTCACCGGCAACTCGGTGAGCGTCGTCGGCATCGGCAACCCCGCCGTCGGCAACGAGTCCACGAACACGTCCCGGGAGCGGCCGCACCACCCGGACAAGCCGGTGTCGCCCCCCGCCCCGAAGCCGGTGGAGCCGCCGAAGAAGCCGGAGCGGCCGGCGAAGCCGGAGGTGGAGCCGGAGGCGCCGCGGGCCGTGCCGCAGGAGCCCGGAGCGTCCCTCGCCCAGACCGGCACGGACCTGATGGGTCCGACGGTCGCGGCCAGCGCCGCGCTGATGCTGGGCGGCGCCGCGCTGTACCGGCGCTTCCGGACGGCTGTCGTGCCCCGGTCCGGGCACGCGGGTGCGGGTGGGCCGGAGTCCGCGGACGGCTCCTGA